Proteins encoded within one genomic window of Anas platyrhynchos isolate ZD024472 breed Pekin duck chromosome 28, IASCAAS_PekinDuck_T2T, whole genome shotgun sequence:
- the LOC113840020 gene encoding olfactory receptor 4N5-like, with the protein MEYENNTVVKEFVLLGFSQTHKVQMILFFFFLLFYMIILPGNVLIILTIQGESQLGTPMYFFLANLAFLDISYCCVTPPKMLADFFSHQKTICYNACMAQLFFLHFLGAAEAFLLMAMAYDRYVAICKPFHYTRLVNRAVCYVLVGASWAGGFIHGITLFALTIALPFCGPNILDNFFCDVHQLVKLACADTHIVELLMFLNNGVVIVMCFSLLLISYTVLLLKLRTQSSKTKSKIASTCVSHIIVVFVMCGPAMYIYVLPFQAVPMEKVVALFHTVIFPLTNPMIYTLCNKEIRSSVWKLVTKYILTCGKIKQTNKQTSILK; encoded by the coding sequence ATGGAGTATGAGAACAACACAGTAGTTAAAGAGTTTGTTCTGTTAGGATTTTCTCAAACCCACAAAGTCCAGAtgattctcttcttcttcttcctgctgttcTATATGATAATTCTCCCAGGCAACGTGCTTATCATTCTCACAATTCAAGGAGAGTCCCAACTGGGAACAcccatgtattttttcctggcCAATTTGGCATTCTTGGACATCTCTTACTGTTGCGTGACCCCACCTAAAATGTTGGCTGACTTTTTCTCACACCAGAAGACAATCTGCTACAATGCTTGCATGGCccagcttttcttcctccactTCCTGGGAGCAGCTGAAGCTTTCCTGCTCATGGCCATGGCCTATGACCGTTATGTAGCCATTTGCAAACCTTTTCACTACACCAGGCTTGTGAACAGGGCAGTATGCTATGTCCTGGTTGGAGCTTCATGGGCAGGGGGCTTCATCCATGGCATCACTCTATTTGCTCTTACCATTGCTCTCCCCTTCTGTGGCCCCAACATCCTGGACAACTTCTTCTGTGATGTCCATCAGCTGGTTAAATTGGCCTGTGCTGATACTCACATAGTGGAACTTTTGATGTTTCTCAACAATGGAGTTGTCATTGTCATGTGCTTTTCACTTCTGCTCATCTCCTACACTGTCCTGCTGCTGAAGCTCCGGACACAGTCCTCCAAGACAAAGAGCAAAATTGCCTCCACCTGTGTTTCCCACATCATTGTGGTTTTTGTCATGTGTGGCCCAGCTATGTATATCTATGTCTTACCCTTCCAAGCTGTCCCAATGGAAAAGGTTGTTGCTCTTTTCCATACAGTCATCTTCCCCCTGACTAATCCCATGATCTATACCCTGTGTAACAAGGAGATCAGAAGCTCAGTGTGGAAGCTGGTCACCAAATACATTCTTAcgtgtggaaaaataaaacaaacgaacaaacaaacaagtattttaaagtaa